A segment of the Ammospiza nelsoni isolate bAmmNel1 chromosome 9, bAmmNel1.pri, whole genome shotgun sequence genome:
CTTGCTCCCACACTCTCTCCCAGGGGGACAAGGAAAGTCACTGCAGTGGAGCCGGGCTGGTCCTGGCACTGTGAGGCAGCTTGGTCCATGCCATTCTGCAGCATCCTGGGACATCAGCGGGACATCGTCCTTCTCCCATCACTGGGACATGCTCCTCCTCTGGCCAGCCTCCACAGGGGCGGTGGCGGGGCTAGCGCGGCGCGGGGCGGTGCCGCAGCACTCGCAGGGACAGACTGTCAgcgctcagcagcagctgccggAGCccggccagccccagccccgagACGGCCGCGCCGTTCACCTGCAGGATCTCGTCCCCCACGGCCAGGAGCCCCGCGTAGAGCTTGGCCGTGCCAGCATCCGCCATCTCCTGCACGTAGACACCTGCGGGGGGAACGGGGATGGGTgagagcccaggggctgcacagaAACAAACCTGTGATAAACAGCCTTTGGTGAGGGCTTGTGTCCCAAGGCAAGCGCTCCGCAGCAATGGAGCACCCCTGCACCGGTGCCCGAGCTcacccctgggctgggacaggagcaacCATGGAGGGATCAGAGTGTGCCAAGCTTTGGGATTACCTGTGTCGGGCCGGCCGTGCCCGGAGGTGACGGAGAAGCCGAAAGCGCCGTGGGGCGGtcgctgcagctccagctggctgGTGCCATCGGGGAACACCTGCACCACGCGCCCCACCGCGCGCAGCTGCCCCGGCGCCCCGATGTCCTCCACGCTCAGCGAGCGctgcggccccgagccccccttCCTGCGGGGAGAGGGGACAAGGGaagtgctgcagcccctggtggcACTGAGCCACCACAGCACCCCAGCACAGCGTCCTGGGCACCGCAGGGATGTGCCAGGCCCGGTCCTACCTGTCAGCCgtgctctggggcaggaggtAGGCACTGGCACGAGGTGTCTTCCCCAGCTGGGGATGCAGGCTCTGGATAGAGGCAGCTTTTTGGGGCTGGCAGAAgggtgacacctggggacaaACACCTGGCTGAGATGGGGACAAACATTGTGCAGTACCGCAGTTCTTCACCACAATGTGAAGGGACAGACATCATGTGCCGAGGgaatggaggaggaggagtagAGGAATTAGGACATCCCACCCCCCCTGGAGCACTCCCCAGCTCACTGCTGAGGAGGGATGAGCATATCTGCTCTTCCACTACcacccctctctccctccttcccccttccACTTCCCAACTGGCTCTGGGCTTTTCAAACACAGCAGGTTTGGGGTGGCTCATCCCCCCACACCCCCTCCAGGACCACCTGAGCCACAAATCCACACTCAGGCACACttcatcccagcccagcatccttTCCCTTGTGTCTCCTCATGGCACCCCCGCATGTCCATGctcaccagctgcagggactgcagggacGGTGACTTCTTGACGCCGGGGCTGCTCTGCGGGGACCCGCcgggggctgggagctgctccatgCTGTAGCAGCGGAAGCGGCCCAGGCGCTGCTTGGTGCTCTGGCTCAGGCTGCACAGGAGCTTCTTCAGCCCCGAGGCCGAAGCGCCGCTGCCCTTGCGGCTCACAGGCCGGCCCAGCTCCCTgcggggaggaggagaggcGTGGCGGTCACACACCGAGCGTCTGCAggacctgcagctgcctccgggctggggctgcatcCTGCACCCGCCCTGGCAGCCCCGAGAGCTGCAGCACGCTGAGACCGGGGTATAGAGTAAGACTGGGGTGCACGCTGAGATTGGGGTGCACAGTGAGATCAGGAACAGCCTCCTCCCCTCAGCAGTGCCCCAGCACACACAAGTTTGTCACTACCCGAAGTGGCCCTAGGGGTTCCCTCCCTGTTTTCTCCATTATTTCAGGGGTTTAACACATCTCAGAagtcccctgctctgccccaaggGCTCAGAGGACCCAGCACCACCTTGGAACTCTCCTGCCAGTCTGAGACAcgcagcaccaggcacagggCCGGCAGGATCGCACTTGGAAAGCCCCAAGACAGCTGATTTTCCTCACCCAACACCAGCGAAACACCTCTGTCACATCGGCTCCAACATCCCCGGCAGAACCAGATGTGGGGAAACACAGCTCCCACAAACACCCACACCGTGGTTTCTGCGAGGTTTTTGGAGCCAGGGAGCTcaacccagcagtgcccaggaggGATGCTCAGGGCTGCCCGGTTTGGGATGCCAGGGCTGCCCGGTgtgggagccagggctgcccggTTTGGAAGCCATGGCTGCCCTGTTTGGATGCCAGGGCTGCCCGGTgtgggagccagggctgcccgtTTTTAATGCCATGGCTGCCCGGTTTGGAAGCCATGGCTGCCCATGCTCACCCACCCGTGTGCGGCGCTGCCGGCCGGGTGCCGCTGTGGCTGCGCTCCCGACATCCCGGCACCTTCCACGGCAGGATCAGCAGCCTCGAGGGGCACGGCGGTGACAGGGCTGCCAGCGGGGTGTGACAGCgtccctgcagccacagagagaCAGTCACACGCCAGTTTCATTGGGgacacccccagcaccccatgCGTGCGTCTCTCACCtctgcccggccccggggcgTCCTGCCCGTGGGTGTTGTTGCAGTTGTTGGTGGACAAGGCACGGAGGGGATTCCCCGGGAGCCAGCGGGGGCTGCGGCGCTCGGCCGGGCCCGCCGTGCCCCCGGGCTGCGAGGGGGCTGTGCTGCCGGCATCGGGCTCCGGGCCCCGGGCTGCTTGGCTGGGCACCTGGCGGCTGCTGCCGGAGAACAGCGCTTTCCTGCAAGGCACCTGGGCGCAGGCCTTCTTGGtgggagggggagcagggacGTGGGTGCCTGGGATGGgggtgctgctcctcagctgcgGGGAAGGCTCCAGGGGCTCACTGGGCTGCTGCGGGGGGCGAGCTGTGTTCATCGCtcccttgctgctgccccccagaTGTCGATGGGCTTCCCCATCTTCCCGGCCGCTGGTTCTTCCCGGTGGTGGGGGGCAAACGGTGCCCGGACCCAAGTCCCCGCCCTCGGGGCCGCCGCTGGCCGCACACGTTCCCCTCCTGGCCCTGGGCTCGGGCTGCGGGGCAGCGCGGGGAGTTCTGTGCCCGCGGGTGCGGGGGTCCCGGTGCCCCCGCAGGTGGGGGGCTGCGCGGTCCGGCCTCCTCGCTGTCCGTCCGGCAGCCGTCGGAGGTGTCGGTGCTCTCCAGGGCCGAGTCCACCTCGTCAATGTAGGTGACATCCCCGATGTAGGTCTCCTTGATCTTCTCGGTGTGGATGCGCTGCCGGGAGGGCAGGATCCACAGCGGGGACCCTCCTGGGCCCAGAGGCCGGATTTTCGGCTCTGTCTGGCCAGCGCCCGGCCCTCTGCCATCCCCTGGGACGCTTCTTTGTGCCGCAGGGCTGCTTTTGGCCAGCTCGGGGGCAGCTTGCGCGTCCGTGCCCCGGCCGGCGGCAGCACCAAGCAAGGAGCCGCAGGCGCTGCACTTGCCCCCGGCCACGAGGTCGCCCCCGCGGGCTTTGGGCTGTCCGGCGCCGTCCCCCGGCTGCCTGCTGCCCGCCGGCTCCGGCGAGGCGAGGGCCGAGCCCAGCGCCCGCCGCTGCCGCAGCTGCAGCCGCTCCAGGTACCGCACCTCGGCGTCCCGCGCCGACTCGTCCTCGAAGCGGACTCGGGACGGGGACGGtccccgcggccgccgcggccgcccgcAGCTCGACTCCCCGCTGGATGAATCGCTCAGGCTCCCGCCGTCCCGCGGGGCCACGCTCGGCCGCCCGCCGggctccctgccatggggacagacagacggacgcCCTGCAGGCGA
Coding sequences within it:
- the KIAA1614 gene encoding LOW QUALITY PROTEIN: uncharacterized protein KIAA1614 homolog (The sequence of the model RefSeq protein was modified relative to this genomic sequence to represent the inferred CDS: inserted 2 bases in 1 codon; deleted 2 bases in 2 codons), with amino-acid sequence MSWEKVDGGAWRRELSEEGLEGLTGSSPAFPQHQPSSHSACQGLVLEKTPCPDWAVLATGSWSFWEPLVASLQLIPSARGCPASTVCDQAEQPSPGLFGVCAFILLFKSLHCLLQSICLQKRAQSLEITLSLLLLTAATSRRFNPSHSSLLAFLAGGRSLAGGRSHPATXLAPHPSSMGTSPRCVSPPEPRQRSQDPFLEWPAGAMEGSPPTEARRLPRTPKQQHAQGGRGPAPPERPEPRGPHAVLEAKVKALKEKRGGRPGTPTAAPERPSPKKPRPRRGKADVEPRVQLRTYLTDGLLDGAEPEPGSGPAARGGTPGLWRVPAARGDVPGGAELPPDKGSSRSWHCASLHERAARDEAARSPLRERGRTPVPAAQSWERLSLAERVERNRRLLHEVLGLAAPEMPASDGDWDSGVSLQDAEGCRASVAGQELELSPRHEQAKQLLQRARMKARTNPLRASHDILLLPSAVPQPREPGGRPSVAPRDGGSLSDSSSGESSCGRPRRPRGPSPSRVRFEDESARDAEVRYLERLQLRQRRALGSALASPEPAGSRQPGDGAGQPKARGGDLVAGGKCSACGSLLGAAAGRGTDAQAAPELAKSSPAAQRSVPGDGRGPGAGQTEPKIRPLGPGGSPLWILPSRQRIHTEKIKETYIGDVTYIDEVDSALESTDTSDGCRTDSEEAGPRSPHLRGHRDPRTRGHRTPRAAPQPEPRARRGTCAASGGPEGGDLGPGTVCPPPPGRTSGREDGEAHRHLGGSSKGAMNTARPPQQPSEPLEPSPQLRSSTPIPGTHVPAPPPTKKACAQVPCRKALFSGSSRQVPSQAARGPEPDAGSTAPSQPGGTAGPAERRSPRWLPGNPLRALSTNNCNNTHGQDAPGPGRGERRTHGVLGVSPMKLACDCLSVAAGTLSHPAGSPVTAVPLEAADPAVEGAGMSGAQPQRHPAGSAAHGELGRPVSRKGSGASASGLKKLLCSLSQSTKQRLGRFRCYSMEQLPAPGGSPQSSPGVKKSPSLQSLQLVSPFCQPQKAASIQSLHPQLGKTPRASAYLLPQSTADRKGGSGPQRSLSVEDIGAPGQLRAVGRVVQVFPDGTSQLELQRPPHGAFGFSVTSGHGRPDTGVYVQEMADAGTAKLYAGLLAVGDEILQVNGAAVSGLGLAGLRQLLLSADSLSLRVLRHRPAPR